The genomic DNA GCCACCTCCAAGGCGCTGGCCGAAAAGGTCGCCTCGCAGGGCCCGGTCGTGATCGACAACTCCTCCGCCTGGCGCCGCGACCCCGAGGTCCCGCTCGTGGTCTCCGAGGTGAACCCGCACGCGATCGCCGACCGCCCCAAGGGCATCATCGCCAACCCGAACTGCACCACGATGGCCGCGATGCCGGTGCTGCGTCCGCTGCACGCGGAGGCGGGCCTCGAAGCCCTCGTCGTCGCCACCTACCAGGCGGTGTCCGGCTCCGGCCTGGCCGGCGTGGACGAGCTGTTCGAGCAGGTCCAGAAGGTGGGCGCGGACGCCCCCAAGCTGACCCACGACGGTTCGGCCGTCGAGTTCCCGAAGCCGGACAAGTACGTGGCGCCCATCGCGTACAACGTGCTGCCGCTGGCCGGCTCGATCGTCGACGACGGCCTGCACGAGACGGACGAGGAGCAGAAGCTCCGCAACGAGTCCCGCAAGATCCTGGAGATCCCGGAGCTGAAGGTGTCCGGCACCTGCGTGCGCGTGCCCGTCTTCAGCGGCCACTCCCTGCAGATCAACGCCCGTTTCGCCCGGCCGATCAGCGTGGAGCGCGCCAAGGAGCTGCTGGCCGGCGCCCCCGGCGTGGCGCTCACCGAGGTGCCGACGCCGCTTGAGGCGGCCGGTCA from Streptomyces sp. CB09001 includes the following:
- a CDS encoding aspartate-semialdehyde dehydrogenase; translated protein: MRVGIVGATGQVGTVMRRILTERDFPVTELRLFASARSAGKYLDGVTVEDAATADYSGLDIVLFSAGGATSKALAEKVASQGPVVIDNSSAWRRDPEVPLVVSEVNPHAIADRPKGIIANPNCTTMAAMPVLRPLHAEAGLEALVVATYQAVSGSGLAGVDELFEQVQKVGADAPKLTHDGSAVEFPKPDKYVAPIAYNVLPLAGSIVDDGLHETDEEQKLRNESRKILEIPELKVSGTCVRVPVFSGHSLQINARFARPISVERAKELLAGAPGVALTEVPTPLEAAGQDPAYVGRIRQDETVDNGLALFVSNDNLRKGAALNAVQIAELVAAELSAK